The Pseudofrankia inefficax genome window below encodes:
- a CDS encoding TldD/PmbA family protein — protein MPTAASPTASRTPPQEVDPEFLALPRAALTDAALQTARDLGVSHADIRIERLRDGSLSFRDGSLETSHDGSTVGFAVRVVHEGTWGFAAGVDLTTDEAVRVTREAVEIARVARPLNTEPIELADEPVHADATWVSAYAVNPFAIDTREKVDRVGGLCRTLLSAADVDHVDGHLNEVLENKYYADLSGTSTTQQRVRLLCQIEATRVDPGGGFETMRTIAPPAGRGWEWLVSGPAAGCWDWDAEIETIPGLLAEKAKASSVEPGRYDLVIDPSNLWLTIHESVGHATELDRALGYEAAYAGTSFATLDKLGNLRYGSPLMNVTGDRTAPHGLATIGYDDEGVAASRWDIVHAGTLVGFQLDRRMAAANAERLGVSRSNGCAFADSPGHVPIQRMANVSLQPAAGGPSTEDLISGVNRGIYIVGDKSWSIDMQRYNFQFTGQRFYEIRKGRIVGQLRDVAYQATTTDFWGALDGLGGEQTYLLGGAMNCGKGQPGQVAAVSHGAPSTLFRGINILNTRHEAGR, from the coding sequence ATGCCGACAGCCGCTTCGCCTACAGCGTCCAGGACGCCGCCGCAGGAGGTCGACCCGGAGTTCCTCGCGTTGCCGCGGGCGGCGCTGACGGACGCGGCGCTGCAGACGGCCCGCGATCTCGGCGTAAGCCACGCGGATATCCGGATCGAACGGCTTCGAGACGGCTCGCTGTCGTTCCGGGATGGAAGCCTCGAGACGAGCCATGACGGCTCGACCGTCGGCTTCGCCGTGCGGGTCGTGCATGAGGGGACCTGGGGGTTCGCGGCCGGGGTCGACCTGACCACCGACGAGGCGGTCCGCGTCACCCGGGAGGCCGTCGAGATCGCCCGGGTCGCCCGGCCGTTGAACACCGAGCCGATCGAGCTCGCCGACGAGCCGGTGCACGCCGACGCCACCTGGGTGTCGGCGTATGCCGTGAACCCGTTCGCCATCGACACCCGCGAGAAGGTCGACCGGGTCGGCGGGCTGTGCCGGACGTTGCTGTCCGCGGCCGACGTCGACCACGTCGACGGGCACCTCAACGAGGTCCTGGAGAACAAGTACTACGCGGACCTGAGCGGTACCTCGACCACCCAGCAACGGGTGCGCCTGCTCTGCCAGATCGAGGCGACCCGGGTCGACCCCGGGGGCGGCTTCGAGACGATGCGCACGATCGCGCCGCCGGCCGGGCGTGGCTGGGAATGGCTGGTCTCGGGTCCGGCGGCCGGCTGCTGGGACTGGGACGCCGAGATCGAGACGATTCCTGGCCTGCTCGCCGAGAAGGCGAAGGCGTCGTCGGTCGAGCCGGGGCGCTACGACCTGGTGATCGACCCGTCCAACCTGTGGCTCACGATCCACGAGTCGGTTGGCCACGCCACCGAGCTCGACCGGGCGCTCGGCTACGAGGCCGCCTACGCCGGCACCTCGTTCGCGACGCTCGACAAGCTCGGCAACCTGCGTTACGGCTCGCCGCTGATGAACGTCACCGGCGACCGGACCGCGCCGCACGGACTGGCGACGATCGGCTACGACGACGAGGGCGTAGCCGCCAGCCGGTGGGACATCGTCCACGCGGGCACGCTCGTCGGCTTCCAGCTGGACCGCAGGATGGCGGCGGCGAACGCCGAGCGCCTCGGCGTGAGCCGGTCGAACGGGTGCGCGTTCGCCGACTCCCCCGGGCACGTGCCGATCCAGCGGATGGCCAACGTCTCGCTGCAGCCGGCGGCCGGCGGGCCGTCCACCGAGGACCTGATCTCCGGGGTCAACCGTGGCATCTACATCGTCGGGGACAAGAGCTGGTCCATCGACATGCAGCGGTACAACTTCCAGTTCACCGGCCAGCGGTTCTACGAGATTCGCAAGGGCCGGATCGTCGGGCAGCTGCGCGACGTGGCCTACCAGGCGACGACGACCGACTTCTGGGGCGCGCTCGACGGGCTTGGTGGTGAGCAGACCTACCTGCTCGGCGGGGCGATGAACTGCGGCAAGGGGCAGCCTGGCCAGGTCGCCGCCGTCAGCCACGGCGCTCCCTCGACCCTGTTCCGCGGAATCAACATCCTCAACACCCGGCACGAGGCCGGTCGCTGA
- the hisG gene encoding ATP phosphoribosyltransferase — translation MLRIAVPNKGALSAASSQLLGDAGYHVKRDGAELVVADVENDIEFFFLRPRDIAVYVGAGRLDVGITGRDLLLDSGVPARELVALGFGHSTFRYAAPKGAIADVAELDGLRIATSFPGLVRADFAARGLTAQVVTLDGAVETAVRLGVADAVADVVETGRTLRAAGLELVGEPVMRSEAIMITKQGAELGSAQERLLRRVQGVLVARRYVIMDYDAPTDVLEKACEITPGFESPTISPLAREGWVAVRAMVLKDDVNRTMDDLWDLGARGILVSAIQACRL, via the coding sequence ATGCTGCGTATCGCGGTACCGAACAAGGGCGCGCTCTCCGCCGCCTCCAGCCAGCTGCTCGGCGACGCCGGGTACCACGTGAAGCGGGACGGCGCCGAGCTCGTCGTCGCCGACGTCGAGAACGACATCGAGTTCTTCTTCCTGCGCCCGCGCGACATCGCGGTCTACGTCGGCGCTGGCCGCCTCGACGTCGGCATCACGGGCCGCGATCTGCTGCTGGACAGCGGGGTGCCGGCTCGGGAGCTCGTCGCGCTCGGCTTTGGGCACTCGACGTTTCGTTACGCGGCGCCGAAGGGCGCCATCGCCGACGTCGCGGAGCTGGACGGGTTGCGTATCGCCACCTCGTTCCCCGGGCTGGTCCGCGCGGACTTCGCGGCTCGGGGGCTGACCGCGCAGGTGGTCACCCTGGACGGCGCGGTCGAGACCGCGGTGCGCCTGGGCGTCGCGGACGCCGTCGCCGACGTCGTGGAGACCGGGCGCACGCTGCGCGCCGCGGGGCTGGAGCTCGTCGGTGAGCCGGTCATGCGGTCCGAGGCCATTATGATCACCAAGCAGGGCGCGGAGCTCGGGTCGGCGCAGGAGCGGCTGCTGCGCCGGGTCCAAGGTGTCCTCGTCGCCCGCCGATACGTGATCATGGACTATGACGCGCCGACCGACGTGCTGGAAAAGGCGTGCGAGATCACCCCGGGCTTCGAGTCACCCACGATCTCGCCGCTGGCTCGGGAGGGCTGGGTCGCGGTCCGGGCCATGGTGCTGAAGGACGACGTCAACCGCACGATGGACGACCTGTGGGACCTCGGTGCCCGCGGCATCCTCGTCTCCGCGATCCAGGCCTGCCGCCTCTAG
- a CDS encoding helix-turn-helix domain-containing protein, producing the protein METDDRSGRHHDPSETVGAALARLRRESGLTGVEVAKRSGVSQGQISKIENSRVTPSQADVVRFAGALDLPGALVADLVERSRQAQALARERRRGANRSVAANQEDYLEEEGRARHLRAFEPILVPGLLQTSEYARRVINRFYAVIYGDDRQGWPDTAAAVRLRLERQERLYDPDRDFKFIISESALRARFGAKDYWPLLMAAQIQRIESACELPNVEIRIVPTDTSLPFPAIEPFEIMDDAVVITESTAGSSRRDRDGVEIYARVFDRFWSSSTPDVLPILSRYKTEFLEESTKVAKSEDAGTGQ; encoded by the coding sequence ATGGAGACCGACGACCGGTCCGGTCGGCATCATGATCCCTCCGAGACGGTGGGCGCCGCGCTCGCCAGACTGCGTCGGGAGAGCGGCCTGACCGGCGTCGAGGTCGCCAAGCGGTCCGGTGTCAGCCAGGGCCAGATTTCCAAGATCGAAAACTCGCGGGTCACGCCGTCGCAGGCCGATGTCGTGCGGTTCGCGGGTGCCCTCGATCTGCCTGGCGCCCTGGTGGCCGATCTCGTGGAGCGATCGCGCCAGGCTCAGGCGTTGGCGCGGGAGCGTCGACGTGGCGCGAACCGGAGCGTTGCCGCCAACCAGGAGGACTACCTCGAAGAAGAGGGCAGAGCGAGGCATCTGCGCGCCTTCGAGCCGATCCTCGTGCCGGGCCTGCTACAAACCAGCGAGTATGCCCGCCGGGTGATCAACAGGTTCTATGCCGTGATCTACGGCGACGACCGCCAGGGCTGGCCGGACACCGCCGCCGCGGTGCGGCTGCGGTTGGAGCGTCAGGAACGGCTTTACGATCCCGATCGAGATTTCAAGTTCATCATCAGCGAGTCGGCGCTCCGGGCCCGCTTCGGCGCGAAGGACTACTGGCCGCTGCTGATGGCCGCGCAAATCCAACGGATCGAGAGCGCCTGCGAACTCCCGAACGTCGAGATCCGGATCGTGCCCACCGACACGTCCCTGCCATTCCCGGCCATCGAGCCTTTCGAGATCATGGACGACGCCGTCGTGATCACCGAGTCGACCGCCGGATCCAGCCGCCGAGACCGTGATGGCGTCGAGATCTACGCCAGGGTTTTTGATCGGTTCTGGTCCAGCAGCACGCCAGACGTCCTGCCGATCCTGAGCCGGTACAAGACCGAGTTTCTCGAGGAAAGCACGAAGGTCGCGAAGTCGGAAGACGCGGGCACCGGACAGTAG
- a CDS encoding helix-turn-helix domain-containing protein → MADDIVDVVPSLGVPALGAEPGSSTLAGELGRALAGLRKRKGMTGEELGRAIGASQAKISKIERGALRPSPLDVEKIVLALDGSKDALHELVGQATELQALSSRPRLPRRGPVNQQDYADLESRATLVRDFEPITVPGLMQISEYTRRVINAFHAVDIGDHESKWAETAAKVTQRLQRQERLYDTNKTFEFILLENLLNNMYVTPGYMLAQVDRIEQIAKLPNVTVRIVPMTAQLGLPPSHGFMIFDDDVVVTESLDATVYQDRRSVEFYTHFFESYRELANADLFEVLERYKARYADMAMPKP, encoded by the coding sequence GTGGCGGACGATATTGTCGATGTCGTTCCGTCACTTGGCGTTCCCGCGCTTGGTGCGGAGCCGGGCTCCTCGACATTGGCTGGGGAGCTCGGTCGCGCGCTTGCTGGGTTGCGCAAGCGCAAGGGGATGACGGGGGAGGAACTCGGCCGGGCGATCGGCGCGAGTCAGGCGAAGATCTCGAAGATCGAGCGGGGAGCGCTGCGGCCGAGCCCGTTGGACGTTGAGAAGATCGTGTTGGCCCTGGACGGTTCGAAGGACGCCCTGCACGAGTTGGTGGGGCAGGCGACCGAGTTGCAGGCTCTGAGTAGCCGCCCGCGGTTGCCGCGTCGTGGCCCGGTTAACCAGCAGGACTATGCCGATCTTGAGAGTCGCGCCACGCTGGTGCGTGACTTCGAGCCGATCACCGTTCCAGGCCTGATGCAGATCAGTGAGTACACCCGCCGGGTGATCAACGCGTTCCATGCGGTCGACATTGGTGACCATGAGTCGAAGTGGGCCGAGACTGCGGCGAAGGTGACGCAGCGGCTCCAGCGCCAGGAGCGGCTCTACGACACCAACAAGACGTTTGAGTTCATCCTGCTGGAGAACCTGCTCAACAACATGTATGTCACTCCGGGGTACATGCTGGCGCAGGTCGACCGAATCGAGCAGATCGCGAAGCTGCCGAACGTGACGGTGCGGATCGTCCCGATGACGGCCCAGCTCGGCCTGCCACCGAGCCACGGATTCATGATCTTTGACGACGATGTGGTCGTCACCGAATCCCTGGACGCGACCGTCTACCAGGACCGGCGCAGTGTCGAGTTCTACACCCACTTCTTCGAGAGCTACCGCGAGCTCGCGAATGCCGACCTCTTCGAGGTCCTCGAGCGCTACAAGGCGCGCTACGCCGACATGGCGATGCCCAAGCCCTGA
- a CDS encoding Cof-type HAD-IIB family hydrolase produces the protein MSPPAIVATDLDGTLIRSDGTVSERTRRALRRVREHGATVVFVTGRPIRVMADVVAKTSVAGIAVCANGALVYDLDAQTTVNHRELDQRAALRLAQAIREMVPDVAFAVESGLRFGREPGFRTMWPDPLELVADLADLLVTLPPIKLLVRRSGESLADVYEKVVDLAGAEAVVTRSTETLIEIAGAGVSKAVALAEVATARGVTAADVVAFGDMLNDLPMLAWAGHAVAVANAHPQVLAAADEITASNDQDGVALVLERLFD, from the coding sequence GTGTCCCCTCCCGCGATCGTCGCCACCGATCTGGACGGAACCCTGATCCGGTCGGACGGCACCGTGTCGGAGCGCACCCGTCGAGCCCTGCGCCGGGTGCGCGAGCACGGCGCGACCGTCGTGTTCGTGACCGGCCGACCGATCCGGGTGATGGCGGACGTCGTCGCGAAGACCTCGGTCGCCGGCATCGCCGTCTGCGCGAACGGTGCCCTCGTCTACGACCTGGACGCGCAGACGACGGTCAACCATCGCGAGCTCGACCAGCGGGCGGCGCTACGGCTGGCCCAGGCCATCCGGGAGATGGTGCCGGACGTCGCGTTCGCGGTAGAGAGCGGGCTGAGGTTCGGGCGGGAGCCCGGGTTCCGCACGATGTGGCCCGACCCGCTGGAGCTGGTCGCCGACCTCGCCGACCTGCTGGTGACGCTGCCACCCATCAAGCTGCTCGTTCGCCGCAGCGGAGAGTCGCTCGCCGACGTCTACGAGAAGGTCGTGGACCTCGCGGGCGCCGAGGCGGTGGTGACCCGGTCCACCGAGACGCTGATCGAGATCGCCGGCGCCGGCGTCTCCAAGGCGGTCGCGCTGGCCGAGGTCGCCACCGCCCGCGGGGTCACCGCGGCGGACGTCGTCGCCTTCGGCGACATGCTCAACGACCTGCCGATGCTCGCCTGGGCCGGCCACGCCGTCGCCGTGGCCAACGCCCACCCGCAGGTCCTCGCGGCCGCCGACGAGATTACCGCCTCCAACGACCAGGACGGCGTCGCCCTCGTTCTGGAACGCCTCTTCGACTGA
- a CDS encoding phosphoribosyl-ATP diphosphatase has product MKTFDELFVELSAKWQDKTPGSGSVAALEAGVHHIGKKLVEEAAESWMAAEYETGERAAEELSQLIYWIQLMMISRGLTPDDVYLHL; this is encoded by the coding sequence GTGAAGACCTTTGACGAGCTGTTCGTCGAGCTGTCCGCGAAGTGGCAGGACAAGACCCCGGGCTCCGGCTCCGTCGCCGCGCTCGAGGCCGGCGTGCACCACATCGGCAAGAAGCTGGTCGAAGAGGCTGCCGAGAGCTGGATGGCGGCCGAGTACGAGACCGGCGAGCGGGCCGCCGAGGAGCTCTCTCAGCTGATCTACTGGATTCAGCTCATGATGATCTCCCGTGGCCTCACCCCGGACGACGTCTACCTCCATCTCTGA